A region of Natribaculum luteum DNA encodes the following proteins:
- a CDS encoding NAD(+)/NADH kinase → MATIGLVVNPAAGRDIRRLTGGASVVDDYSKRRIAECVAAGVGVAADECTLAVMPDSAGIGAHAVSEAPAAVTADLLEISVEGGPADTRRAAARFRDEADVVVVLGGDGTNRDVAHEVGDVPLVSVSTGTNNVVPTAVDGTVAGAAAALIATEAVDPDAVSIDHGMVEAVADTPTGESRLQGLATLGVLDVEFVGTRAILDPSTVVGGVVSRAFSAEIGLSSVAGALTTHRPGTPGGVGFRLGPPETAAETVQAIVAPGVVERVGVEEWRPLAADESTRFEVDRGVLSVDGERELELQNAVVDVAPIDDGPRIVDVDAVFVAAEGALRTDRLE, encoded by the coding sequence GTGGCAACCATTGGACTCGTCGTCAACCCCGCAGCAGGGCGTGACATTCGTCGGCTGACCGGCGGTGCGAGCGTCGTCGACGACTACTCGAAGCGACGAATCGCCGAATGCGTGGCCGCTGGCGTGGGCGTTGCAGCGGACGAGTGCACGCTCGCGGTGATGCCGGACAGCGCTGGGATCGGTGCCCACGCCGTCTCGGAGGCCCCAGCGGCGGTGACGGCGGACTTACTCGAGATCTCCGTCGAGGGGGGCCCGGCGGACACGCGTCGTGCCGCCGCGCGCTTTCGGGACGAGGCCGACGTCGTGGTCGTCCTCGGCGGGGACGGGACGAACCGCGACGTCGCCCACGAGGTCGGCGACGTCCCACTCGTGAGCGTCTCGACCGGGACGAACAACGTCGTGCCGACGGCGGTCGACGGGACGGTCGCGGGTGCGGCGGCGGCGCTGATCGCGACCGAGGCGGTCGATCCCGACGCGGTCAGCATCGACCACGGAATGGTAGAGGCGGTCGCCGACACGCCGACGGGCGAGAGTCGACTCCAGGGGCTGGCGACGCTCGGCGTCCTCGACGTGGAGTTCGTCGGCACCCGCGCGATCCTCGACCCATCGACGGTCGTCGGTGGCGTCGTCTCTCGAGCGTTCTCCGCCGAAATCGGCCTCTCGAGCGTCGCCGGCGCGCTCACGACCCACCGTCCCGGAACGCCCGGCGGCGTCGGCTTCCGACTCGGGCCGCCGGAGACCGCCGCGGAGACGGTACAGGCGATCGTCGCCCCCGGCGTAGTCGAGCGCGTCGGCGTCGAGGAGTGGCGACCGCTCGCGGCCGACGAGTCGACGCGATTCGAGGTCGATCGCGGCGTCCTCTCGGTCGACGGCGAGCGCGAACTCGAACTCCAGAACGCGGTCGTCGACGTTGCACCGATCGACGACGGCCCCAGAATCGTCGACGTCGACGCCGTATTCGTGGCTGCAGAAGGTGCGTTGCGAACGGATCGACTCGAGTGA
- a CDS encoding alpha-ketoacid dehydrogenase subunit beta, with amino-acid sequence MTAHAELETEATDRMTVREAINQALREELERDEDVFVMGEDVGVMGGVLGVTDGLLEEFGEKRIVDSPISEAGLAGLGTGAAATGTRPVIEIMFSDFLGVAAEQIINQMAKMRYMFGGKIEMPVTVRTTEGGGMGAASQHSGTIHTWIAHFPGLKAVAPGTPAAAKGLLKSSIRSNDPVFFFENKMIYEDSGEVPVDEEFTIPIGEASVERTGDDVTVVATQRLVGESLGVADDLEGDVDVEVIDLRSLYPLDTDTIVSSLEKTGRLVVADESPLSYGTHAEIATRAMEEGFFSLDAPVQRVGTPDTHIPFSPPLEEEVLPSGADVENAINRIV; translated from the coding sequence ATGACAGCACACGCAGAACTCGAGACCGAAGCGACCGATCGGATGACCGTACGCGAGGCGATCAACCAGGCCCTCCGCGAGGAACTCGAGCGAGACGAGGACGTCTTCGTGATGGGCGAAGACGTCGGCGTCATGGGCGGCGTCCTCGGCGTCACCGACGGCCTTCTGGAGGAGTTCGGGGAAAAGCGGATCGTCGACTCGCCGATCAGCGAGGCCGGACTCGCAGGTCTCGGCACCGGGGCGGCCGCGACCGGCACGCGCCCGGTCATCGAGATCATGTTCTCGGACTTCCTGGGCGTCGCCGCCGAGCAGATCATCAACCAGATGGCGAAGATGCGCTACATGTTCGGCGGGAAGATCGAGATGCCCGTGACCGTCCGAACCACCGAGGGCGGCGGGATGGGTGCCGCGAGCCAGCACTCGGGGACCATCCACACCTGGATCGCACACTTCCCCGGCCTCAAGGCGGTCGCGCCGGGAACGCCGGCGGCCGCCAAGGGACTGCTGAAGTCGAGCATCCGGTCGAACGACCCGGTGTTCTTCTTCGAGAACAAGATGATCTACGAGGACAGCGGCGAGGTCCCGGTCGACGAGGAGTTCACGATCCCGATCGGCGAGGCGTCGGTCGAACGCACCGGCGACGACGTCACCGTCGTCGCGACCCAGCGCCTCGTCGGCGAATCGCTCGGCGTCGCGGACGACCTCGAGGGCGACGTCGACGTCGAAGTCATCGACCTCCGGTCGCTGTACCCACTCGACACCGACACGATCGTCTCGAGTCTGGAGAAGACGGGCCGACTCGTCGTCGCCGACGAGAGTCCGCTCTCCTACGGCACCCACGCGGAAATCGCGACGCGGGCCATGGAGGAGGGATTCTTCAGCCTCGACGCGCCCGTCCAGCGAGTCGGAACGCCAGACACGCACATTCCGTTCAGTCCGCCGCTCGAGGAGGAGGTCCTTCCCAGCGGGGCCGACGTCGAAAACGCCATCAACCGGATCGTCTGA
- a CDS encoding thiamine pyrophosphate-dependent dehydrogenase E1 component subunit alpha yields MVTIDMEQPEGRKEALRRMLTIRLFDETAEKRFLDGDIPGFVHPYIGEEAVAVGAIGALEPDDYITSTHRGHGHCLAKGLDPERMMAELYGKREGYCKGKGGSMHIADVDAGMLGANGIVGAGPPLATGAAFSIQYDDRDQVALAFCGDGGIAQGQVHEAINMAATWDLPVVYVVENNQYGEGTPVEKQHNVENLSDTAHAYDIPGFTIDGMDVTAVYEAVAEARDRADAGDGPTLIEAKTYRYRGHFVGDEEEYRTDDEVERWQREDDPIETFKQRLVDRDELTDEEFEQLREEIATAVDEAVEHAREAPTPEPDEAYEDMFAEPAPEIQHFAAQFRADGGERGDDR; encoded by the coding sequence ATGGTAACAATTGATATGGAGCAACCGGAGGGTCGCAAAGAGGCCCTGCGCCGAATGCTCACGATCCGGCTGTTCGACGAGACCGCCGAGAAGCGGTTCCTCGACGGCGACATTCCAGGGTTCGTCCACCCGTACATCGGTGAAGAGGCGGTCGCCGTCGGCGCGATCGGGGCGCTCGAGCCGGACGACTACATCACCAGCACGCACCGGGGACACGGCCACTGTCTCGCGAAGGGACTCGACCCGGAGCGGATGATGGCCGAACTGTACGGGAAACGCGAGGGCTACTGCAAGGGGAAAGGCGGTTCGATGCACATCGCGGACGTCGACGCCGGCATGCTGGGCGCAAACGGCATCGTCGGTGCCGGACCGCCGCTGGCGACCGGCGCAGCGTTTAGCATCCAGTACGACGACCGCGACCAGGTCGCGCTGGCGTTCTGTGGCGACGGCGGCATCGCTCAGGGGCAGGTCCACGAGGCGATCAACATGGCGGCCACGTGGGACCTTCCGGTCGTCTACGTCGTCGAGAACAACCAGTACGGCGAGGGGACGCCTGTCGAGAAACAACACAACGTCGAGAACCTGAGCGACACCGCCCACGCCTACGACATCCCCGGGTTCACGATCGACGGGATGGACGTGACGGCGGTGTACGAGGCCGTCGCCGAGGCCCGAGACCGGGCCGACGCCGGCGACGGCCCCACGCTGATCGAGGCGAAGACGTACCGCTATCGTGGCCACTTCGTCGGCGACGAAGAGGAGTACCGCACCGACGACGAGGTCGAGCGCTGGCAGCGCGAGGACGACCCGATCGAGACGTTCAAACAGCGACTCGTCGACCGCGACGAACTCACCGACGAGGAGTTCGAGCAACTCCGCGAGGAGATCGCGACGGCCGTCGACGAGGCGGTCGAGCACGCGCGAGAGGCACCGACGCCGGAACCGGACGAGGCCTACGAGGACATGTTCGCGGAACCGGCACCCGAAATACAGCACTTCGCGGCGCAGTTCCGCGCCGACGGCGGCGAGCGAGGTGACGACCGATGA
- a CDS encoding dCTP deaminase — protein MSADNPVSEHVENLVYEPAQVHDHGVDLTVSAIYDVVAPGRLDFGGDELEDADLEPHPTTKRNPDDEYEWWDLEGGQYVIQHNEFVTDVEEPLFLQPRHELLARGGSHPSMRVFDHLPLVPLSVADGGLRLKENARVSTLLPATVDRP, from the coding sequence ATGTCCGCGGACAATCCAGTCTCCGAGCACGTCGAGAACCTCGTCTACGAACCCGCGCAGGTTCACGACCACGGCGTCGACCTCACGGTCAGCGCCATCTACGACGTCGTCGCGCCTGGCCGACTCGACTTCGGCGGTGACGAACTCGAGGACGCGGACCTCGAGCCACACCCGACGACGAAACGGAATCCGGACGACGAGTACGAGTGGTGGGATCTCGAGGGCGGCCAGTACGTGATCCAGCACAACGAGTTCGTCACTGACGTCGAAGAACCGCTGTTCTTACAGCCGCGACACGAACTGCTGGCACGTGGCGGTTCGCACCCATCGATGCGGGTGTTCGACCACCTGCCGCTGGTGCCGTTGTCCGTCGCCGACGGCGGCCTTCGCCTCAAGGAGAACGCGCGCGTGTCGACGTTATTGCCGGCGACGGTGGATCGACCGTAG
- a CDS encoding aldehyde dehydrogenase family protein, translated as MTDEQNYSRLFIGGEYVAASSDEHLTSTDPATGEPIAEVAAGTEADVDRAVAAASDAFSAWRTKSPVERGRIVERVGAILRERTEELARLESRDQGKPLSQARQDVEGAARYFEYYGGAADKLEGESIPLGHESLNLTVREPYGVSAQIIPWNFPLNITARGVAPALVAGNTVVVKPAPTTPLTALELAECCREAGIPDGVVNVVTGETEPGAALTAHDGVDTITFTGSVPTGQAVMTSAAETITPVTLELGGKNPAIVMPDADLEEAVDWIATGIFTNAGQICSAADRAIVHESRYDEFVDHIVEVAESYDLGPGVDDPDMGPLNHAAHLEKVKRYIDVGTREGATLECGGEALDREGHFVPPTVFSDVDPGMRIANEEIFGPVLAVIPFSDRDEAVEIANDVEFGLTGGVFSRDVKRALRIARDVEAGSVYVNEWFGDSNQTPFGGFKKSGIGREKGLEALDSYLQTKHVSVNLAEH; from the coding sequence ATGACAGACGAGCAAAACTACTCCCGCCTCTTCATCGGGGGCGAATACGTCGCTGCATCGTCCGACGAGCATCTCACGAGCACCGATCCCGCCACGGGCGAACCGATCGCCGAGGTGGCGGCCGGAACCGAAGCCGACGTCGACCGGGCGGTCGCGGCCGCGAGTGATGCGTTCTCGGCCTGGCGAACGAAGTCCCCGGTAGAGCGCGGGCGGATCGTCGAGCGAGTCGGCGCGATACTCCGGGAACGGACCGAGGAACTCGCACGCCTCGAGAGTCGCGATCAGGGCAAGCCGCTGTCACAGGCACGGCAGGACGTCGAGGGCGCCGCGCGGTACTTCGAGTACTACGGCGGTGCGGCGGACAAACTCGAGGGCGAGAGTATTCCGCTCGGCCACGAGTCGCTGAACCTCACCGTTCGCGAACCGTACGGCGTAAGCGCTCAGATCATCCCCTGGAACTTCCCACTCAACATCACGGCTCGCGGTGTAGCGCCAGCACTCGTCGCCGGCAACACCGTCGTGGTCAAACCCGCTCCGACGACGCCGCTTACGGCGCTGGAGCTGGCCGAGTGCTGCCGAGAAGCCGGCATCCCCGACGGCGTCGTAAACGTCGTCACCGGCGAGACCGAACCCGGCGCGGCGCTCACGGCACACGACGGCGTCGACACCATCACGTTCACCGGCAGCGTCCCGACGGGGCAGGCCGTCATGACGTCGGCGGCCGAGACGATCACGCCCGTCACGCTCGAACTCGGCGGAAAGAATCCGGCGATCGTCATGCCAGACGCCGACCTCGAGGAAGCGGTCGACTGGATCGCCACCGGCATCTTCACCAACGCCGGACAGATCTGTTCTGCCGCCGACCGCGCGATCGTCCACGAATCACGGTACGACGAGTTCGTCGACCACATCGTCGAGGTAGCCGAGTCGTACGACCTCGGCCCCGGCGTCGACGACCCGGACATGGGGCCGCTCAACCACGCCGCCCACCTCGAGAAAGTCAAGCGGTACATCGACGTCGGGACCCGCGAAGGAGCGACCCTCGAGTGTGGCGGCGAGGCGCTCGATCGCGAGGGTCACTTTGTCCCGCCGACGGTGTTCTCGGACGTCGACCCCGGGATGCGTATCGCGAACGAGGAGATTTTCGGCCCCGTCCTCGCCGTCATCCCGTTCTCGGACCGCGACGAGGCCGTCGAGATCGCAAACGACGTCGAGTTTGGCCTCACCGGCGGCGTTTTCTCGAGGGACGTCAAACGAGCGCTCCGGATCGCCCGCGACGTCGAGGCGGGAAGCGTGTACGTCAACGAGTGGTTCGGCGACTCGAATCAGACGCCGTTCGGCGGCTTCAAGAAGAGCGGTATCGGTCGAGAGAAGGGACTCGAGGCGCTGGATTCCTATCTCCAGACGAAGCACGTCTCGGTAAACCTCGCGGAGCACTGA
- a CDS encoding TOBE domain-containing protein — protein MTLSARNRLTGTVQSVETNDPIAEVVLELDDGQTVAAIITSNSVDRLGLAEGDDVDAVIKATEVLIDA, from the coding sequence ATGACGCTGAGTGCACGAAACAGGCTCACCGGAACGGTACAGTCCGTCGAGACGAACGACCCGATTGCGGAAGTCGTCCTCGAACTGGACGACGGCCAGACCGTCGCCGCGATTATTACGAGCAACTCGGTCGACCGACTCGGACTGGCAGAAGGTGACGACGTCGACGCGGTGATCAAAGCGACGGAGGTACTGATCGACGCATAG
- a CDS encoding O-methyltransferase translates to MNVLTDDVARFVRAVGPDPDETLLEMDEHAAAEGFPHVGPEVGGFLRLLARLTDAERIFEFGSGYGYSAYWFADALPDDGEVVLTEVDEDELELAREYMAKGGYDDVARYELGDALETVDRYDGPFDVVLIDHQKYRYVDAFEAVRSKVPVGGAIVADNAMRAGPIQFEKLLEIVENEAKARRGQRPDEDIEGPDDVNEHTRGIADYLEAVTADPAFETIALPLGEGIAVSYRIA, encoded by the coding sequence ATGAACGTTCTCACCGACGACGTCGCGCGGTTCGTTCGCGCGGTCGGACCCGACCCGGACGAGACGTTACTCGAGATGGACGAGCACGCGGCCGCCGAGGGGTTCCCCCACGTCGGCCCCGAGGTCGGCGGGTTCCTGCGACTGCTCGCCCGGTTGACCGACGCCGAGCGAATCTTCGAGTTCGGCTCGGGTTACGGCTACTCCGCCTACTGGTTCGCCGACGCGCTGCCCGACGACGGCGAGGTCGTCCTCACGGAGGTCGACGAGGACGAACTCGAGTTGGCCCGCGAGTACATGGCAAAGGGTGGCTACGACGACGTCGCGCGGTACGAACTCGGCGACGCACTCGAGACCGTCGACCGCTACGACGGTCCCTTCGACGTCGTCCTGATCGACCACCAGAAGTACCGGTACGTCGACGCCTTCGAGGCGGTCCGATCGAAGGTCCCCGTCGGCGGCGCGATCGTCGCCGACAACGCGATGCGGGCCGGCCCCATCCAGTTCGAGAAACTGCTCGAGATCGTCGAGAACGAGGCGAAAGCGAGACGCGGGCAGCGACCCGACGAGGACATCGAGGGCCCGGACGACGTCAACGAACACACCCGAGGCATCGCCGACTATCTCGAGGCGGTGACGGCGGATCCGGCCTTCGAGACGATCGCGTTGCCCCTCGGGGAGGGAATCGCGGTGAGCTATCGGATCGCCTGA
- a CDS encoding creatininase family protein: MYLAHETWPDLEEYVAGESLAVVPLGSTEQHGPHLPEGTDYLIARALARAATDRTGHLCTPPVTVGVSPHHRQFHGTTWVDAPVFRDYVESLSRNLTYHGIDRIVYVNAHGGNVDHLREVGRRLRDDGTAYAVEWMWDESIPDLIDEVFETPGPHGGPKETAMIMHIARDLVREERLEDARDGGRTDLENVPATLHGARVSYDSVEISDNGVFGDQTDATPEIGERLFEAATDQLVALLEWLDDQPFDDLVPDPHVDPQPGSRR; this comes from the coding sequence ATGTATCTCGCCCACGAGACGTGGCCAGACCTCGAGGAGTACGTCGCAGGCGAGTCGCTCGCGGTCGTCCCGCTCGGCTCGACCGAACAGCACGGGCCACACCTCCCCGAGGGGACCGACTACCTGATCGCTCGGGCGCTCGCCCGCGCGGCGACCGACCGAACGGGACACCTCTGTACGCCGCCCGTGACGGTCGGCGTCAGTCCCCACCACCGGCAGTTCCACGGGACGACGTGGGTCGACGCGCCGGTCTTTCGGGACTACGTCGAGAGCCTCTCGCGGAATCTCACCTACCATGGGATCGACCGCATCGTCTACGTCAACGCCCACGGGGGGAACGTCGACCACCTGCGCGAGGTGGGCCGTCGGCTGCGCGACGACGGCACTGCCTACGCCGTCGAGTGGATGTGGGACGAGTCGATCCCCGATCTCATCGACGAGGTCTTCGAGACGCCCGGTCCCCACGGCGGACCGAAAGAGACCGCGATGATCATGCACATCGCCCGCGACCTCGTCCGAGAGGAGCGCCTCGAGGACGCGCGCGACGGCGGCCGGACCGACCTCGAGAACGTCCCGGCGACCCTTCACGGCGCGCGCGTCTCGTACGACTCCGTGGAGATCAGCGACAACGGCGTCTTCGGCGACCAGACCGACGCGACGCCCGAGATCGGCGAGCGGCTGTTCGAGGCTGCGACGGACCAGCTCGTGGCACTGCTCGAGTGGCTCGACGACCAGCCGTTCGACGACCTGGTTCCCGACCCCCACGTCGATCCACAGCCCGGAAGCAGGCGGTGA
- the nikR gene encoding nickel-responsive transcriptional regulator NikR produces the protein MAVVSVSMPDELLERIDQFADEHGYTGRSEVVREASRNLLGEFEDTRLEDRDLMGIVTVLFDYETTSVEERMMQLRHEHEELVASNFHSHVGNHYCMELFVLEGTLEDISTFVGKIRATKDALTVDYSVIPVDDFDPIAHQG, from the coding sequence ATGGCAGTCGTCAGCGTCTCGATGCCGGACGAACTTCTCGAGCGGATCGACCAGTTCGCAGACGAGCACGGCTACACCGGCCGGAGCGAAGTCGTCAGGGAAGCTTCGCGAAATCTCCTGGGCGAGTTCGAGGACACCCGACTCGAGGATCGCGACCTGATGGGGATCGTCACGGTACTGTTCGACTACGAGACGACGAGCGTCGAGGAACGGATGATGCAACTCCGTCACGAACACGAGGAGCTGGTCGCCTCGAACTTCCACAGTCACGTCGGCAACCACTACTGTATGGAACTGTTCGTCCTCGAGGGGACGCTCGAGGACATCTCGACGTTCGTCGGCAAGATCCGGGCGACGAAAGACGCGCTGACCGTCGATTACTCGGTGATTCCCGTCGACGACTTCGATCCGATCGCCCACCAGGGCTGA
- a CDS encoding cupin domain-containing protein, producing MSYTKVNYEDVEQVSNAMHFLGEPLETEQVGVTIARCDPGWNSRPHDHTDNDHEEVYVLIEGKATVVVDGEAVEMETGDAVWISPESTRQIKNGDRESAFVLVSAPSIGDENAESDDWPFVGLTG from the coding sequence ATGTCGTACACGAAGGTCAACTACGAAGACGTCGAGCAGGTATCGAACGCGATGCACTTTCTCGGAGAGCCACTCGAGACCGAACAGGTCGGCGTGACGATCGCCCGCTGTGACCCCGGCTGGAACAGCAGGCCACACGACCACACCGACAACGACCACGAGGAGGTCTACGTCCTCATCGAGGGGAAGGCGACGGTCGTCGTCGACGGCGAAGCGGTCGAGATGGAGACCGGCGACGCGGTGTGGATCTCGCCGGAGTCGACGCGCCAGATCAAAAACGGCGACCGCGAGAGCGCGTTCGTCCTCGTCAGCGCGCCGAGTATCGGCGACGAGAACGCCGAGAGCGATGACTGGCCGTTCGTCGGCCTGACCGGGTAG
- a CDS encoding thioredoxin family protein: protein MKITIYGPDGCSNCSNLKDKTQNVVDEHGFDAEVKKEGDTVKLAEKGIMSTPGFEIDDEMVFTGSNPSEAELKEYIEERL from the coding sequence ATGAAAATCACGATCTACGGACCAGACGGTTGTAGCAACTGTTCGAACCTGAAAGACAAAACGCAGAACGTCGTCGACGAGCACGGATTCGACGCCGAGGTCAAGAAGGAAGGCGACACCGTGAAGCTTGCCGAGAAAGGCATCATGTCGACACCCGGGTTCGAAATCGACGACGAGATGGTGTTCACTGGGTCGAATCCATCTGAAGCAGAACTGAAAGAGTACATCGAGGAGCGCCTGTAG
- a CDS encoding permease translates to MVFEQFATWVVDTLGLTGAPRAAVHFWVYDTLKIVTLLVAVIFGVGYLRTYFPPEKIRDYLAGKRAITGYLLAALLGIVSPFCSCSTIPIFLGMVGAGIPFGITMTFLAVSPMINEAALVVLPGVVGFELTALYAVSGITIGMTSGFVLNKAGLDRYIKEFDFGNSDVDIDEPTHRERARQAYVEAKDIITDILPYVVVGVGLGAAIHGFVPQAIVTGYLSGPLGVFGAVAVGVPIYTNILGVIPVVESLIGKGLPVGTGLAFMMSVAALSLPQFMILKKVMEKELIVSFAVTVATGIMIIGLLFNLLL, encoded by the coding sequence ATGGTCTTCGAGCAGTTTGCGACGTGGGTCGTCGATACCCTCGGCCTGACCGGTGCACCCAGAGCAGCAGTCCACTTCTGGGTCTACGATACGTTGAAAATCGTCACGCTGCTGGTGGCGGTGATCTTCGGTGTCGGCTACCTGCGGACGTACTTCCCGCCAGAGAAAATCAGAGATTACCTCGCGGGCAAGCGGGCGATTACCGGCTACCTCCTCGCCGCACTGCTCGGCATCGTCTCGCCGTTCTGTTCGTGCTCGACGATTCCGATATTCCTCGGCATGGTCGGGGCAGGTATCCCGTTTGGCATCACGATGACGTTCCTCGCCGTCTCCCCGATGATTAACGAGGCCGCACTCGTCGTTCTCCCAGGTGTCGTCGGGTTCGAACTGACGGCACTGTACGCTGTAAGCGGCATCACCATCGGAATGACGAGCGGGTTCGTCCTGAACAAGGCCGGCCTCGACAGGTACATCAAAGAGTTCGATTTCGGCAATTCGGACGTCGACATCGACGAGCCAACGCACAGAGAACGTGCACGACAGGCGTACGTCGAAGCGAAAGACATCATCACCGACATCCTCCCGTACGTCGTGGTCGGTGTTGGACTCGGAGCAGCCATCCACGGCTTCGTTCCACAGGCGATCGTGACCGGGTACCTGTCTGGACCGCTTGGTGTCTTCGGCGCGGTCGCCGTCGGCGTGCCGATCTACACGAACATCCTCGGCGTGATCCCGGTCGTCGAATCGCTCATCGGGAAGGGACTGCCCGTTGGTACGGGACTCGCGTTCATGATGTCCGTCGCCGCACTCTCGCTCCCGCAGTTCATGATCCTCAAGAAGGTGATGGAAAAGGAACTCATCGTATCGTTTGCGGTGACAGTCGCTACGGGTATCATGATTATCGGGCTACTGTTCAACCTCCTTCTTTGA
- a CDS encoding ArsR/SmtB family transcription factor, with the protein MTDSVPESTRQTLERLYENPENRLTSLFELAPDDEQVEGPLTVFKALANEHRIRILEALRDGELCACELQVVLDAPQSTVASHLRELKDAGLVKTRRQGKWTYYRIGDTAAVQLLDLASALATDAG; encoded by the coding sequence ATGACCGACTCAGTGCCCGAATCAACGCGTCAGACGCTCGAACGACTGTACGAGAACCCGGAGAATCGACTGACGTCGCTGTTCGAACTCGCTCCAGACGATGAACAGGTGGAGGGCCCGCTCACAGTGTTCAAAGCGCTGGCGAACGAACACCGAATTCGAATCCTCGAAGCACTCAGAGATGGTGAGTTGTGCGCGTGTGAACTGCAAGTCGTCTTGGACGCGCCCCAGTCGACAGTCGCTAGCCATCTTCGAGAACTCAAAGATGCAGGGCTCGTCAAGACGCGACGGCAAGGGAAGTGGACGTACTACCGAATCGGAGACACAGCCGCGGTTCAATTGCTCGATCTCGCGAGCGCGCTCGCGACAGATGCTGGCTGA
- a CDS encoding acyl-CoA dehydrogenase family protein → MELLDDSLIPERARDVKAEAREFASEYIEPNAREYFQSGEYPREILEAGQDAGLVAQDVPEEWGGRGFDLAQLLALTEEFYRADAGIALTLQLASFGCEMTYEYGTDEQCEEYVRPVAEGDQLSGLAVSEPETGSDLAGMQTQAERDGDEYVLNGEKYWIGNGVEADWVTVYAQTGDDEDDRYSNHSLFIVPTDTDGYEAEHIPEKMAMRASKQAHITFDDCRVPAENLIGSEGAGFMLLADFFNHGRVIVAGHGIGLAAAAIEEAWEFTHEREEFGRTINQFQSVQHGLADMLTAFESARTLTWRACENVANRTNEGYWAAMAKTKATETAVDVAEQGMQFHGGRSVLDERRIARVYRDARVPVIYEGANEVQRNLVYRQAP, encoded by the coding sequence ATGGAGCTTCTCGACGACAGCCTGATTCCGGAACGCGCTCGAGACGTGAAAGCCGAGGCACGGGAGTTCGCGAGCGAGTACATCGAACCGAACGCCCGGGAGTACTTCCAGTCGGGTGAGTACCCCAGAGAGATACTCGAGGCCGGACAGGACGCGGGTCTCGTCGCCCAGGACGTCCCCGAAGAGTGGGGCGGACGAGGATTCGATCTGGCGCAACTGCTCGCGCTCACCGAGGAGTTCTACCGGGCGGACGCTGGAATCGCCCTGACGCTCCAGCTCGCCAGCTTCGGCTGCGAGATGACCTACGAGTACGGCACCGACGAGCAGTGCGAGGAGTACGTCCGTCCCGTCGCCGAGGGCGACCAGCTCTCGGGGCTTGCCGTCTCGGAACCGGAGACGGGAAGCGACCTCGCGGGGATGCAGACGCAGGCGGAGAGAGACGGCGACGAGTACGTGTTGAACGGTGAGAAGTACTGGATCGGGAACGGCGTCGAGGCCGACTGGGTGACCGTCTACGCGCAGACTGGCGACGACGAGGACGACCGGTACAGCAACCACTCGCTTTTCATCGTCCCGACGGACACCGACGGGTACGAGGCCGAGCACATCCCCGAGAAGATGGCGATGCGCGCCTCGAAGCAGGCACACATCACCTTCGACGACTGTCGCGTCCCCGCGGAGAACCTGATCGGCAGCGAAGGGGCCGGCTTCATGCTGCTCGCCGACTTCTTTAACCACGGCCGGGTGATCGTCGCGGGCCACGGGATCGGCCTGGCTGCGGCCGCCATCGAGGAAGCCTGGGAGTTTACCCACGAACGAGAGGAGTTCGGCCGCACGATCAATCAGTTCCAGTCGGTTCAGCACGGGCTCGCGGACATGCTCACCGCGTTCGAGAGCGCTCGCACGTTGACCTGGCGCGCCTGCGAGAACGTCGCAAACCGCACGAACGAGGGCTACTGGGCGGCGATGGCCAAGACGAAAGCGACCGAAACTGCAGTCGATGTCGCCGAACAGGGAATGCAGTTCCACGGCGGCCGGTCGGTTCTCGACGAGCGACGCATCGCTCGCGTCTACCGGGACGCACGCGTTCCGGTCATCTACGAGGGGGCAAACGAAGTCCAGCGCAACCTCGTCTACCGACAGGCGCCCTAG